Proteins encoded within one genomic window of Chlorobaculum sp. MV4-Y:
- a CDS encoding peroxiredoxin, whose product MSVLVGRPAPDFNAAAVVNGSTFVDSCQLSAYRGKYVVLFFYPLDFTFVCPTELHAFQEKIDEFKKRNVEVLGCSVDSKFSHFAWLNTPRSKGGIQGVTYPLISDINKTIAKDYDVLTPDGSVALRGLFLIDREGVVKHQVVNDLGLGRNIDEVLRIVDALQFTEEFGEVCPANWNKGDKAMKPTDEGLKEYFAE is encoded by the coding sequence ATGAGTGTACTCGTAGGCCGTCCAGCCCCGGATTTCAATGCAGCTGCAGTCGTCAACGGCTCGACCTTCGTCGATTCCTGTCAGCTTTCAGCGTATCGGGGCAAATATGTCGTGCTGTTTTTCTATCCTCTCGACTTCACTTTCGTTTGCCCGACGGAGTTGCACGCTTTTCAGGAGAAGATCGATGAGTTCAAAAAGCGCAATGTCGAGGTGCTCGGCTGCTCGGTAGACTCCAAATTCTCGCACTTCGCCTGGCTTAACACTCCTCGTAGCAAAGGCGGTATTCAGGGCGTCACCTATCCGCTTATTTCCGATATCAACAAGACCATCGCCAAGGATTACGACGTCCTCACCCCTGACGGCAGCGTGGCGCTCAGGGGCCTTTTCCTGATCGATCGCGAAGGTGTGGTGAAGCATCAGGTGGTCAACGATCTCGGCCTCGGCAGGAACATCGACGAGGTGCTCCGTATCGTCGATGCGCTTCAGTTCACCGAGGAGTTCGGCGAGGTCTGCCCGGCCAACTGGAACAAGGGCGACAAGGCCATGAAGCCGACCGACGAGGGCCTTAAAGAGTATTTCGCAGAATAA
- the proS gene encoding proline--tRNA ligase, whose product MADKITSRQQDYSQWYIDLVRSAKLADYSDVRGCMVIRPNGYAIWEKMQAALDGMFKATGHVNAYFPMFIPESFIAKEAEHIEGFAPECAVVTHGGGEELAEKLYVRPTSETIIWSSYKKWIQSYRDLPILINQWANVVRWEMRTRLFLRTTEFLWQEGHTAHATPGEAQEEVIRMINVYRTFAEEYMAMPVIVGKKSESEKFAGADATYCIEAMMQDGKALQAGTSHNLGQNFAKAFDCQFQTKEGVLDYVWATSWGVSTRLIGALIMAHSDDKGLVLPPKLASRQVVIIPILKGNKDEVRAHARFIARALNHHGIPTFVDDSENNSPGWKFAEYELQGIPVRIELGPRDIEQGKCIAARRDTLEKTELLLDEALPANIEEILNNIQQNLYDRALQFRQNNTVEAATWEEFKANVEKGFVIAHWDGTAETEALIKEETKATIRVIPTDAEYRQQYNMDEPGTCIRSSNPASQKVVFAKAY is encoded by the coding sequence GTGGCTGATAAAATCACTTCGAGGCAGCAGGACTACTCTCAATGGTATATCGACCTTGTCCGGTCGGCAAAACTGGCCGACTATTCGGACGTTCGCGGCTGCATGGTCATCCGCCCGAACGGCTACGCCATCTGGGAAAAGATGCAGGCGGCGCTGGACGGCATGTTCAAGGCAACCGGCCATGTGAACGCCTACTTCCCGATGTTTATCCCCGAAAGCTTCATCGCCAAAGAGGCCGAACACATCGAGGGTTTCGCGCCGGAGTGCGCCGTGGTGACGCATGGCGGCGGCGAGGAGCTGGCTGAAAAACTTTACGTTCGCCCCACCTCGGAGACCATCATCTGGTCGTCGTACAAGAAATGGATCCAGTCGTACCGCGACCTGCCGATTCTCATCAACCAGTGGGCCAACGTCGTGCGCTGGGAGATGCGCACCCGCCTGTTCCTGCGCACCACCGAGTTCCTCTGGCAGGAGGGCCACACCGCCCACGCCACGCCGGGAGAGGCGCAGGAGGAGGTGATCCGCATGATTAACGTCTATCGCACCTTCGCCGAGGAGTACATGGCGATGCCGGTGATCGTCGGCAAGAAGAGCGAGAGCGAGAAGTTCGCGGGCGCGGACGCCACCTACTGCATCGAGGCGATGATGCAGGACGGCAAGGCGCTGCAGGCGGGCACCTCGCACAACCTCGGCCAGAACTTCGCCAAAGCGTTCGACTGCCAGTTCCAGACGAAAGAGGGCGTGCTCGACTATGTGTGGGCAACGAGCTGGGGCGTTTCAACACGGCTCATTGGCGCGCTCATCATGGCGCACTCCGACGACAAGGGCCTCGTACTGCCGCCAAAACTCGCTTCACGGCAGGTGGTGATTATCCCGATCCTCAAGGGCAACAAAGACGAAGTTCGTGCTCATGCGCGTTTCATCGCCAGGGCGCTGAACCATCACGGAATCCCGACCTTCGTCGATGACAGCGAGAACAACTCACCCGGCTGGAAGTTCGCTGAGTACGAATTGCAGGGCATTCCTGTGAGGATCGAGCTTGGCCCGCGCGACATCGAGCAGGGCAAGTGCATCGCCGCGCGCCGCGACACGCTCGAAAAGACCGAGTTGCTGCTCGATGAAGCGCTTCCGGCCAATATCGAGGAGATACTGAACAACATCCAGCAAAACCTCTATGACCGCGCTCTCCAGTTCAGGCAGAACAACACGGTCGAAGCCGCAACATGGGAAGAGTTCAAGGCAAACGTAGAAAAAGGATTTGTCATCGCCCACTGGGACGGCACGGCTGAAACCGAAGCGCTCATCAAGGAGGAGACCAAAGCCACAATTCGGGTGATACCCACTGACGCGGAATACCGCCAGCAGTACAACATGGACGAACCGGGAACCTGCATCCGCAGCAGCAACCCGGCATCGCAGAAGGTGGTGTTCGCCAAGGCGTACTGA
- a CDS encoding DUF4412 domain-containing protein, producing the protein MKRLPGLFATLLLLILALPASAHAAFTGEMNMKLTMPNGTASITYLFGTRDQKMDMTMQLDRIPEPLKTTIITRSARPDEATIVNHKSKSWSVMNLRSAAESATLLDFDSNYRFMRVGPETVKGYPCEHVRLTSSTDTLDLWISKGLADFSTFRLLQSQNPRLSNTSLSRVLKQNGVDGFPVKIVQKNENGLYIMELKKVTPKLVATSSFRVPAGYRQTEPGQTNIDKQQKEHLRQLMEKMKKFEQ; encoded by the coding sequence ATGAAACGACTACCAGGCCTTTTCGCAACCCTGCTTCTCCTCATTCTCGCCCTCCCGGCGAGCGCCCACGCGGCGTTCACTGGCGAAATGAATATGAAGCTCACCATGCCGAACGGCACGGCCAGTATCACCTACCTGTTCGGCACGCGCGATCAGAAGATGGACATGACCATGCAGCTCGACCGGATTCCCGAGCCGCTCAAAACGACCATTATCACCCGCAGCGCCCGACCCGACGAGGCGACCATCGTGAATCACAAATCGAAAAGCTGGAGCGTCATGAACCTGCGGAGCGCCGCCGAGAGCGCTACCTTGCTCGATTTCGACAGCAACTACCGCTTCATGCGCGTCGGCCCGGAAACAGTCAAGGGCTACCCGTGCGAGCACGTGCGGCTCACGAGCAGCACCGACACGCTCGATCTCTGGATTTCAAAGGGGCTGGCCGACTTCTCGACCTTCCGGCTTCTGCAATCACAGAATCCACGCCTGTCGAACACCTCGCTTTCGCGCGTGCTCAAGCAAAACGGCGTCGATGGCTTTCCGGTCAAAATCGTCCAGAAGAACGAGAACGGCCTCTATATCATGGAGCTGAAAAAGGTTACCCCGAAACTGGTTGCCACATCAAGCTTTCGCGTTCCGGCGGGCTACCGGCAAACCGAACCCGGCCAGACCAACATCGACAAGCAGCAGAAAGAGCATCTGCGCCAGCTCATGGAGAAGATGAAAAAGTTCGAACAGTGA